The Antennarius striatus isolate MH-2024 chromosome 20, ASM4005453v1, whole genome shotgun sequence genome includes a region encoding these proteins:
- the tmem14ca gene encoding transmembrane protein 14C isoform X1 produces the protein MLLYLLLPQLVFCSSSVFQQSVNPLDILASVSNMSVDWVGYGYSALITSGGIIGYVKAGSVPSLAAGLLFGGLAGCGAYQISNDPKNVWVSLATSGALTGIMGKRFYSSRKFMPAGLMAGASLLMVGKLSLALLQKPVASQ, from the exons ATGCTTCTATATCTCCTGCTACCACAGCTCGTTTTCTGTAGCAGCTCTGTGTTCCAGCAGTCCGTCAATCCTTTAGATATTCTCGCATCA GTGTCCAACATGTCAGTGGATTGGGTCGGATATGGATACTCAGCCCTCATTACATCAGGAGGAATTATCGGTTATGTGAAAGCAG GCAGTGTCCCCTCCCTTGCTGCTGGCCTTCTGTTTGGTGGCCTGGCGGGTTGTGGGGCCTACCAGATCTCCAATGATCCCAAAAATGTTTGGGTGTCCCTTG CTACATCAGGAGCTCTGACTGGTATCATGGGAAAGAGGTTCTATAGCTCCAGGAAGTTCATGCCAGCTGGCTTGATGGCTGGAGCAAG TCTCCTAATGGTGGGAAAGCTGAGCCTGGCGCTGCTCCAGAAACCAGTGGCTTCTCAGTGA
- the tmem14ca gene encoding transmembrane protein 14C isoform X2, which yields MSVDWVGYGYSALITSGGIIGYVKAGSVPSLAAGLLFGGLAGCGAYQISNDPKNVWVSLATSGALTGIMGKRFYSSRKFMPAGLMAGASLLMVGKLSLALLQKPVASQ from the exons ATGTCAGTGGATTGGGTCGGATATGGATACTCAGCCCTCATTACATCAGGAGGAATTATCGGTTATGTGAAAGCAG GCAGTGTCCCCTCCCTTGCTGCTGGCCTTCTGTTTGGTGGCCTGGCGGGTTGTGGGGCCTACCAGATCTCCAATGATCCCAAAAATGTTTGGGTGTCCCTTG CTACATCAGGAGCTCTGACTGGTATCATGGGAAAGAGGTTCTATAGCTCCAGGAAGTTCATGCCAGCTGGCTTGATGGCTGGAGCAAG TCTCCTAATGGTGGGAAAGCTGAGCCTGGCGCTGCTCCAGAAACCAGTGGCTTCTCAGTGA
- the tfap2a gene encoding transcription factor AP-2-alpha isoform X3: protein MSIMGKMGEWQDRHDGTSNGTARLPQLGGVGQSPYTSAPPLSHTPNSDFQPPYFPPPYQPIYPQSQDPYSHVNDPYSLNSLHAQPQPQHPGWPGQRQGQESGLLHQHRSLPHQLCREYRREVLLPSGHGIDTGLSDSIPIHGIPHSLEDVQAVEDQGLHIPDQTVIKKGPVSLSKNNNISAIPVNKDGLFGGVVNPNEVFCSVPGRLSLLSSTSKYKVTVAEVQRRLSPPECLNASLLGGVLRRAKSKNGGRSLREKLDKIGLNLPAGRRKAANVTLLTSLVEGEAVHLARDFGYVCETEFPAKAVAEYVNRQHSDPNEQVQRKNMLLATKQVCKEFTDLLSQDRSPLGNSRPQPILEPGIQSCLTHFSLISHGFGTPALCAAVTALQNYLTEAIKAMDKMYLNNNPNSHSDNGTKGGDKDEKHRK from the exons ATGTCAATTATGGGCAAAATGGGGGAATGGCAG GACCGTCACGACGGGACCAGCAACGGGACAGCCAGGCTACCTCAGCTGGGCGGCGTGGGCCAGAGTCCCTACACGAGCGCCCCTCCGCTCTCCCACACGCCGAATTCGGACTTCCAGCCCCCGTACTTCCCCCCGCCCTACCAGCCTATTTACCCGCAGTCTCAGGACCCTTACTCGCACGTCAACGACCCGTACTCCCTCAACTCTCTGCATGCCCAGCCACAGCCGCAGCATCCAGGATGGCCGGGCCAAAGGCAGGGTCAGGAGAGCGGCCTGCTGCACCAGCACCGCAGCCTGCCCCACCAGCTGTGCCGGGAGTACCGCAGGGAAGTACTCTTACCGTCCGGGCACGGCATCGACACGGGACTGTCGGACTCTATCCCTATCCATGGAATACCTCACTCTTTAGAAGACGTTCAG GCTGTTGAGGATCAAGGACTTCACATTCCCGACCAGACTGTAATTAAAAAAG GTCCAGTGTCTTTAtctaagaacaacaacatctcCGCCATCCCCGTAAATAAGGACGGTCTTTTCGGTGGGGTGGTAAACCCCAACGAGGTGTTCTGCTCAGTGCCGGGTCGCCTGTCCCTCCTCAGCTCCACATCAAAGTACAAGGTCACAGTGGCGGAGGTGCAGAGACGCCTCTCGCCACCCGAGTGTCTCAACGCGTCTCTGCTGGGCGGGGTGTTAAGGAG GGCCAAGTCAAAGAATGGAGGGAGATCCTTACGGGAGAAGCTGGATAAAATCGGTTTGAATCTACCTGCGGGCAGACGCAAGGCAGCCAACGTCACCTTGTTGACGTCACTAGTCGAAG gagaAGCGGTACATCTTGCCAGGGATTTCGGTTATGTATGCGAAACTGAGTTTCCAGCCAAGGCAGTAGCTGAATATGTAAACCGTCAGCATTCCGACCCAAACGAACAAGtccaaagaaaaaacatgctATTGGCTACGAA GCAAGTGTGCAAAGAGTTCACAGACCTGCTGTCCCAGGACCGCTCGCCGCTGGGGAACTCACGGCCGCAGCCTATTCTTGAACCGGGAATCCAGAGCTGTTTGACCCACTTCAGTCTAATCTCGCACGGTTTCGGGACCCCGGCTCTGTGCGCGGCCGTCACGGCCTTGCAGAACTATCTGACGGAGGCTATCAAAGCAATGGACAAAATGTACCTCAACAACAACCCCAACAGTCACTCAGATAACGGCACTAAAGGGGGAGACAAAGACGAGAAGCACAGAAAGTGA
- the tfap2a gene encoding transcription factor AP-2-alpha isoform X2 has translation MKMLWKLTDNIKYEDCEDRHDGTSNGTARLPQLGGVGQSPYTSAPPLSHTPNSDFQPPYFPPPYQPIYPQSQDPYSHVNDPYSLNSLHAQPQPQHPGWPGQRQGQESGLLHQHRSLPHQLCREYRREVLLPSGHGIDTGLSDSIPIHGIPHSLEDVQAVEDQGLHIPDQTVIKKGPVSLSKNNNISAIPVNKDGLFGGVVNPNEVFCSVPGRLSLLSSTSKYKVTVAEVQRRLSPPECLNASLLGGVLRRAKSKNGGRSLREKLDKIGLNLPAGRRKAANVTLLTSLVEGEAVHLARDFGYVCETEFPAKAVAEYVNRQHSDPNEQVQRKNMLLATKQVCKEFTDLLSQDRSPLGNSRPQPILEPGIQSCLTHFSLISHGFGTPALCAAVTALQNYLTEAIKAMDKMYLNNNPNSHSDNGTKGGDKDEKHRK, from the exons ATGAAAATGCTTTGGAAATTAACTgataacattaaatatgaagatTGCGAG GACCGTCACGACGGGACCAGCAACGGGACAGCCAGGCTACCTCAGCTGGGCGGCGTGGGCCAGAGTCCCTACACGAGCGCCCCTCCGCTCTCCCACACGCCGAATTCGGACTTCCAGCCCCCGTACTTCCCCCCGCCCTACCAGCCTATTTACCCGCAGTCTCAGGACCCTTACTCGCACGTCAACGACCCGTACTCCCTCAACTCTCTGCATGCCCAGCCACAGCCGCAGCATCCAGGATGGCCGGGCCAAAGGCAGGGTCAGGAGAGCGGCCTGCTGCACCAGCACCGCAGCCTGCCCCACCAGCTGTGCCGGGAGTACCGCAGGGAAGTACTCTTACCGTCCGGGCACGGCATCGACACGGGACTGTCGGACTCTATCCCTATCCATGGAATACCTCACTCTTTAGAAGACGTTCAG GCTGTTGAGGATCAAGGACTTCACATTCCCGACCAGACTGTAATTAAAAAAG GTCCAGTGTCTTTAtctaagaacaacaacatctcCGCCATCCCCGTAAATAAGGACGGTCTTTTCGGTGGGGTGGTAAACCCCAACGAGGTGTTCTGCTCAGTGCCGGGTCGCCTGTCCCTCCTCAGCTCCACATCAAAGTACAAGGTCACAGTGGCGGAGGTGCAGAGACGCCTCTCGCCACCCGAGTGTCTCAACGCGTCTCTGCTGGGCGGGGTGTTAAGGAG GGCCAAGTCAAAGAATGGAGGGAGATCCTTACGGGAGAAGCTGGATAAAATCGGTTTGAATCTACCTGCGGGCAGACGCAAGGCAGCCAACGTCACCTTGTTGACGTCACTAGTCGAAG gagaAGCGGTACATCTTGCCAGGGATTTCGGTTATGTATGCGAAACTGAGTTTCCAGCCAAGGCAGTAGCTGAATATGTAAACCGTCAGCATTCCGACCCAAACGAACAAGtccaaagaaaaaacatgctATTGGCTACGAA GCAAGTGTGCAAAGAGTTCACAGACCTGCTGTCCCAGGACCGCTCGCCGCTGGGGAACTCACGGCCGCAGCCTATTCTTGAACCGGGAATCCAGAGCTGTTTGACCCACTTCAGTCTAATCTCGCACGGTTTCGGGACCCCGGCTCTGTGCGCGGCCGTCACGGCCTTGCAGAACTATCTGACGGAGGCTATCAAAGCAATGGACAAAATGTACCTCAACAACAACCCCAACAGTCACTCAGATAACGGCACTAAAGGGGGAGACAAAGACGAGAAGCACAGAAAGTGA
- the tfap2a gene encoding transcription factor AP-2-alpha isoform X1, whose amino-acid sequence MEDSSLSESEAENKGTSSRIEPVRTPSSAGFSAKSEDRHDGTSNGTARLPQLGGVGQSPYTSAPPLSHTPNSDFQPPYFPPPYQPIYPQSQDPYSHVNDPYSLNSLHAQPQPQHPGWPGQRQGQESGLLHQHRSLPHQLCREYRREVLLPSGHGIDTGLSDSIPIHGIPHSLEDVQAVEDQGLHIPDQTVIKKGPVSLSKNNNISAIPVNKDGLFGGVVNPNEVFCSVPGRLSLLSSTSKYKVTVAEVQRRLSPPECLNASLLGGVLRRAKSKNGGRSLREKLDKIGLNLPAGRRKAANVTLLTSLVEGEAVHLARDFGYVCETEFPAKAVAEYVNRQHSDPNEQVQRKNMLLATKQVCKEFTDLLSQDRSPLGNSRPQPILEPGIQSCLTHFSLISHGFGTPALCAAVTALQNYLTEAIKAMDKMYLNNNPNSHSDNGTKGGDKDEKHRK is encoded by the exons ATGGAGGACAGTTCGCTGTCGGAGTCTGAGGCGGAAAACAAAGGGACGAGTAGTAGAATCGAGCCGGTCAGAACGCCGTCGTCTGCTGGATTTTCGGCTAAATCAGAG GACCGTCACGACGGGACCAGCAACGGGACAGCCAGGCTACCTCAGCTGGGCGGCGTGGGCCAGAGTCCCTACACGAGCGCCCCTCCGCTCTCCCACACGCCGAATTCGGACTTCCAGCCCCCGTACTTCCCCCCGCCCTACCAGCCTATTTACCCGCAGTCTCAGGACCCTTACTCGCACGTCAACGACCCGTACTCCCTCAACTCTCTGCATGCCCAGCCACAGCCGCAGCATCCAGGATGGCCGGGCCAAAGGCAGGGTCAGGAGAGCGGCCTGCTGCACCAGCACCGCAGCCTGCCCCACCAGCTGTGCCGGGAGTACCGCAGGGAAGTACTCTTACCGTCCGGGCACGGCATCGACACGGGACTGTCGGACTCTATCCCTATCCATGGAATACCTCACTCTTTAGAAGACGTTCAG GCTGTTGAGGATCAAGGACTTCACATTCCCGACCAGACTGTAATTAAAAAAG GTCCAGTGTCTTTAtctaagaacaacaacatctcCGCCATCCCCGTAAATAAGGACGGTCTTTTCGGTGGGGTGGTAAACCCCAACGAGGTGTTCTGCTCAGTGCCGGGTCGCCTGTCCCTCCTCAGCTCCACATCAAAGTACAAGGTCACAGTGGCGGAGGTGCAGAGACGCCTCTCGCCACCCGAGTGTCTCAACGCGTCTCTGCTGGGCGGGGTGTTAAGGAG GGCCAAGTCAAAGAATGGAGGGAGATCCTTACGGGAGAAGCTGGATAAAATCGGTTTGAATCTACCTGCGGGCAGACGCAAGGCAGCCAACGTCACCTTGTTGACGTCACTAGTCGAAG gagaAGCGGTACATCTTGCCAGGGATTTCGGTTATGTATGCGAAACTGAGTTTCCAGCCAAGGCAGTAGCTGAATATGTAAACCGTCAGCATTCCGACCCAAACGAACAAGtccaaagaaaaaacatgctATTGGCTACGAA GCAAGTGTGCAAAGAGTTCACAGACCTGCTGTCCCAGGACCGCTCGCCGCTGGGGAACTCACGGCCGCAGCCTATTCTTGAACCGGGAATCCAGAGCTGTTTGACCCACTTCAGTCTAATCTCGCACGGTTTCGGGACCCCGGCTCTGTGCGCGGCCGTCACGGCCTTGCAGAACTATCTGACGGAGGCTATCAAAGCAATGGACAAAATGTACCTCAACAACAACCCCAACAGTCACTCAGATAACGGCACTAAAGGGGGAGACAAAGACGAGAAGCACAGAAAGTGA
- the tfap2a gene encoding transcription factor AP-2-alpha isoform X4 translates to MLVHSFSAMDRHDGTSNGTARLPQLGGVGQSPYTSAPPLSHTPNSDFQPPYFPPPYQPIYPQSQDPYSHVNDPYSLNSLHAQPQPQHPGWPGQRQGQESGLLHQHRSLPHQLCREYRREVLLPSGHGIDTGLSDSIPIHGIPHSLEDVQAVEDQGLHIPDQTVIKKGPVSLSKNNNISAIPVNKDGLFGGVVNPNEVFCSVPGRLSLLSSTSKYKVTVAEVQRRLSPPECLNASLLGGVLRRAKSKNGGRSLREKLDKIGLNLPAGRRKAANVTLLTSLVEGEAVHLARDFGYVCETEFPAKAVAEYVNRQHSDPNEQVQRKNMLLATKQVCKEFTDLLSQDRSPLGNSRPQPILEPGIQSCLTHFSLISHGFGTPALCAAVTALQNYLTEAIKAMDKMYLNNNPNSHSDNGTKGGDKDEKHRK, encoded by the exons ATGTTAGTGCACAGTTTTTCAGCGATG GACCGTCACGACGGGACCAGCAACGGGACAGCCAGGCTACCTCAGCTGGGCGGCGTGGGCCAGAGTCCCTACACGAGCGCCCCTCCGCTCTCCCACACGCCGAATTCGGACTTCCAGCCCCCGTACTTCCCCCCGCCCTACCAGCCTATTTACCCGCAGTCTCAGGACCCTTACTCGCACGTCAACGACCCGTACTCCCTCAACTCTCTGCATGCCCAGCCACAGCCGCAGCATCCAGGATGGCCGGGCCAAAGGCAGGGTCAGGAGAGCGGCCTGCTGCACCAGCACCGCAGCCTGCCCCACCAGCTGTGCCGGGAGTACCGCAGGGAAGTACTCTTACCGTCCGGGCACGGCATCGACACGGGACTGTCGGACTCTATCCCTATCCATGGAATACCTCACTCTTTAGAAGACGTTCAG GCTGTTGAGGATCAAGGACTTCACATTCCCGACCAGACTGTAATTAAAAAAG GTCCAGTGTCTTTAtctaagaacaacaacatctcCGCCATCCCCGTAAATAAGGACGGTCTTTTCGGTGGGGTGGTAAACCCCAACGAGGTGTTCTGCTCAGTGCCGGGTCGCCTGTCCCTCCTCAGCTCCACATCAAAGTACAAGGTCACAGTGGCGGAGGTGCAGAGACGCCTCTCGCCACCCGAGTGTCTCAACGCGTCTCTGCTGGGCGGGGTGTTAAGGAG GGCCAAGTCAAAGAATGGAGGGAGATCCTTACGGGAGAAGCTGGATAAAATCGGTTTGAATCTACCTGCGGGCAGACGCAAGGCAGCCAACGTCACCTTGTTGACGTCACTAGTCGAAG gagaAGCGGTACATCTTGCCAGGGATTTCGGTTATGTATGCGAAACTGAGTTTCCAGCCAAGGCAGTAGCTGAATATGTAAACCGTCAGCATTCCGACCCAAACGAACAAGtccaaagaaaaaacatgctATTGGCTACGAA GCAAGTGTGCAAAGAGTTCACAGACCTGCTGTCCCAGGACCGCTCGCCGCTGGGGAACTCACGGCCGCAGCCTATTCTTGAACCGGGAATCCAGAGCTGTTTGACCCACTTCAGTCTAATCTCGCACGGTTTCGGGACCCCGGCTCTGTGCGCGGCCGTCACGGCCTTGCAGAACTATCTGACGGAGGCTATCAAAGCAATGGACAAAATGTACCTCAACAACAACCCCAACAGTCACTCAGATAACGGCACTAAAGGGGGAGACAAAGACGAGAAGCACAGAAAGTGA